In Telopea speciosissima isolate NSW1024214 ecotype Mountain lineage chromosome 10, Tspe_v1, whole genome shotgun sequence, the DNA window CAACTTGTAGTTGGCAATTTCACGGTTACTTGCACAGAGATACTCATGCGACACTGAGAACTGTCGTCTGACTAATTAAAATTGAACAGCCATAATTTGAATGCCTAATTTTCAGGCACTACCTCATGGTTTTCTGCTGAGAGGGCCAAACATGAATCAGATGGCATAAGGTGTCCTCAACTATAGAACAGCCCATTTAAACAATATTTTTCTCAACATTTTTGTACATTGCCAAGTTAAACTGATAATGACAATGCTTTCAGTAATTCACCActgtatttttattaaattaaggAATACAACTCTGAGGAACTGATTAGGGTTTAAGGAAAACTTGTATATCTCAGAAAAACGATGACCTAATTCACTGAAAGTGGAGTTAGAGGTCCAAAGGGATTGTTTGATCCTCACGGTAAAAGATTGATCTTACGCTACGAAGGAGGTGCAATTTGACTATAAAAATGGGAATTCAGTAAGATAGGATTCTGGGGCATTTACATAGAATCTAGCAAAATGATTTAGAGGTCTGTACTTTGTTCACATGATGCCATTATTTTTATGGCATAAAAAAATGCCACAAAATTGGCATTTGAAGAAAATTGAGCTCACGAACTTCAACATTTCACAACCAACAACCATGGTTCCCATCTTAACCAAGGAGCATAGCTAGATCACTTCGAATGCACAAAATTTAACTCTGTCGACTTTTATATTCTCTCCGGAATTTTATGTGTAGCTTCGAATTGATTTACCAGTTATTCTGTTGATTCacacagaaacaaaattttccatTGCTTCTTAATGTTTATGAATTTCTGTTATAATAAGTTTCTTAGCTGAACATGTGTGAGGTGGCTGAATGCAGAGTGCTGTCTCTGGGCTAAATAGAGGTCTTGCTGCAAATGAAGAAGATCTGAGAAAGGCAGATGTTGCAGCCAAGGAGCTCGAGGCTGTAGGAGGGTCTGTGGACCTCTCTGTTGAACCTGACAATCTCCAAGGGAGATGGAAGTTGATATACAGTAGTGCATTTTCATCTCGTACTCTAGGTGGGAGTCGTCCTGGGCCTCCGATAGGAAGGCTTCTGCCTATAACTCTTGGCCAGGTGTGTTGTTTACCTTCCTACTATTTCTCCTGTCTTGTCTTTGCTCCCAGGCAGTATCTGTCCCACTGACTCATTCAAACAACATGCTCTGAAGaccaaataaaaatattgaaaaatcaaCAGGACTTATAATGGTTTAGTTTATCAgctaaaatttgaattttttgtaCCTACCAGGTCTTTCAACGGATTGATATCCTCAGCAAAGATTTTGATAACATAGTGGAGCTTCAATTAGGCACTCCATGGCCAATTCCCCCAGTGGAAGTCACAGCCACATTAGCACACAAGTTTGAAATTATAGGTTAGTCTACTGTACCTTACCTTTAATCCACTCAGTGGTTTGGTTCTTAATTATCTAAAATTCCTATGAAAATCTTTTAGTCCACTAGTAAAGGTTTTGCAAAGTATGTTTCTAATATCAAATTAAGTCCTTAccatttgttttctcttaaatttttttggagATATTGAAATAAACCAATTGTTGAACATGAACAGGACCAGCTAAGGTAAAAATAATATTTGAGAAAACAACTGTGAAGACAACTGGAAACTTGTCACAGTTGCCCCCACTTGAGTTGCCTCGAATTCCAGATTCATTAAGGCCTCCGTCTAATACTGGAAGTGGAGAATTTGAAGTTACATACATCGACTCTGATACCCGCATCACAAGAGGAGATCGAAGTGAGCTGAGGGTGTTCGTGATCTCATAGAAACGCAAGCAACAGTATGCTTTTTTGGTCTTTGTAACTAAAACCATTCCCATGCACAGATCTTGTTGTATAGTGGGAGCTAAGTTGTAAGTAAATCTTGATCTCTTGTACTTGAAATACTTGAAAGTCCAGGTTGTAAGTTTAGGCTCGAATGAATTTTACAGATTGGATAGTTTGGATAGTTGCAACCAATTGTCTCAGGTAGTATGAAGCTCAACAAACACTCGCCATCCACTGGAAGGTAGGTAGGCAAATTCACCCTTCTTATTTCCTTCCCTTCGccctttctttcctcctttttttttgttcatagCTTCCAGTTCCAGGAAACAGAATAGACCAATTAAAATTGTAGATCCAAGATGTGATAACCAGATTTTTAAAACCCAGACCAGAGGTCTTCACATTCATGGCTCAGATAGGTGCAATCCTGTCATATCAACAATGATTACATTGTTCAAATTGGTAACTGTTATGATCCCATATCAGTCATTTGAGGGGCTGATCCCACATCGGTTACGAGAGTGATTTGATGTGGATTGATATGGTTTTGGATTCCCGCACTTTGTAAGCCAGTTTAGCAGGTTGAGTTTTTCCAAATCCTCACAAGTAAAGGGGGAAaagcagaaaatagaaagttagCCCGACTATCTAAATAAAGAGCAAGAGAATGCTAACCGGCCGTGTAGCCTCTGTATCAGTGTAGGGGACCAGTGAGAGTGCGCATAGAGGCATTGGTTTGAATggaatttttaattttcatttgggACTGAGCGGTCTTTTTGCACACTCCTGTTTCTGGGCGCAGTAGCCACGTGACTGGTTAATCGTCCTTTTCCCCTAAATTTAAATGAAAGCAAGTACATTTCAAAGAAGCACATCAGATAAGAGCATCGTTAAACCCACGATCAAGAGGTCGGAATCGGTTGTCGCAAACTCCGATCCAATTCCAATCTGATCGACAAGAGTCGGTCATAAATGATTTAGAACCGGCAAAACATGCTTGGATTGGCCAAAATTGAAGTCGGTTGAACCGATTTTAATTCAAATAAGCCGATTCGACCAATCCAATCCcgattccttgaaccatattTGAACCATTTGTATACAAGGAGTTCTACATCCACTTTCCATATAGTGTGGCAATGATGGATTCCCTGTTTCCTAATTCAAATGATTTCTGGGATTCATTTTTCAAACATGGAATGGTAGAAATTAGGGCCGAAGGAACCCGGTCCAATTTCTAGTAAAGCTAAAGCTAATTAcagtagaaaatagaaattcaTGAACGGTCCAGATAAAGTCTCAATTACTGGATGGTGTTGATCAGCTGTGTACCAAAATCATAAATATCCCGATTAATTCACGAGGAATTGCCATGAAAGAACTCCGATTCCGAGTCGGAGCGTCGTGGACCATTCCAACTTGTTTGCTCACAGGCTCACAGCTAAATAAATGTAGACGTTAAGAATCATAACGGCTACATTTTtagttcaaatttcaaaagggggcatttcttctctttggtttCAGCTCTTCGTCTTCCTCTCTTTGGTTTCAGCTTTCTACGATATTTCTCATCATTCCCTGGTCAGCTACTTCTTTCAAGATCTCTTCTTGAAGTTCATTAAACAGAGCCCTGATATCTACCATACGATCTTCAATTTTACGATCACCAAGAATTGTGCTGTTTCTTTCTGGGTTCCTTTCAATGGCCCCTACGCCTTCATCTAAATCCGTTCAAGGACAACCAACTCCACTAAGAACACCTCAATCTAAACATCGCCAAAATTTATTTCCGGTGAAAAGCACCCATTCATCTCCGAATCCAACCTCTGCGGCTAAAGAATATTCACCGGCAGAGCATCCAGTCGAAGTCATTGGCCGAATACGTGATTACCCAGATCGTAAAGACAAGCCCGTGTCAGCTTTGCACATCTCTTCCGACAGACAGAGCGTTCGAGTCAGAACCGATATTGGGTACAGAAATTTCATTCTTGATGGTGTTTCTACTTCTGAGGAAGAAGATCTTGATGGGTTCTACAAAAGATTTGTGGAATCCAGGATAAATGGCGTGAAATTGGGGGCGAAATGCACAATCATGATGTACGGTCCAACGGGCTCTGGCAAAAGTCACACGATGTTTGGGTGCGGAAAGCAGCCAGGAATTGTATATAGAGCTCTGAAAGACATTCTTGGTGAGGgggatgaagaaaaagagaacagCACAGATGCCAAACGTTTCGGCTTCAGATCATTCGTTCATGTTACCGTGTTGGAGATATACAATGAGGAGATCTACGATCTTTTGTCAAATAACAATGGCGGAGGATTAAGTCTTGGATTAGCTAGGGGAAATGCATCAAAGGTAATTACCAAATTAGGCCGTAGATATTGTGTTTGAGTTGTAGCTATACTTGTTCTTGATTTCCTGATGAAAAACATCATCATTGTTTAATTGAttctatttgtaattaattCTTATACTGGATTAAAAGTTTCCAAGGCATGGAAATGCTTACTGTAATGGGTTTACTGTCCTATGCCTACTTTGATGGTTTTAGTACTGTTTCCAATTATCTCTCTGTTTTTTGAGTTCCAGGTGAGACTTGAAGTGATGGGGAAAAAGGCAAAGAATGCAACTTTTATCTCTGGACATGAAGCTGGAAAGATAACCAAAGAGGTAGCAAAAGTGGAAAAGCGAAGGATTGTCAAAAGCACTAACTGTAATGACAGAAGCTCACGAAGTCACTGCATGGTTTGTCATTTCACTGCACTCTCTATCAATGTTTTGATCGTTTAGTACTTTTTGCTGTTATGGGAACTTCATATGTCTTGTAAATATGGTAGGTCATCTTGGATGTTCCTTCTGTGGGAGGAAGATTGATGCTTGTCGACATGGCTGGTTCTGAAAATATTGAGCAGGCTGGCCAAATTGGATTCGAGGCAAAGATGCAGGTGACACTGTCTTATACAATAAAGTATCTTATTCTAAGCGTTATGTGTTTATAAACTTTGATATGAATCTCAAAGGCTTTACCCAATCAGTTCTCAATTGATCAGTGTCTTTGCTGTGATGCCGAATGGAAAATTTATTCCTAAAATATCTTTTCCTAATGTTAAGAGATGCTTTGTGTAtattaattttgatttgaattttAGATGCTTCTCAGTCAGTTCTCTACAGATTAGAATGTCTTACCTGTGATGCTAAATGACCAGTTTATTCCTTTATTGAGTTGCAGACAGCAAAAATCAACCAGGGAAATATTGCTCTGAAGAGGGTAGTTGAATCCATAGCAAATGGGGATTCTCATGTTCCGTTCAGAGATAGTAAGCTAACCATGCTTCTGCAGGTAATTTTTTCCCCTTGTGATTGATCACATGGTTTTGAGAGGACCAGCCAATATGGTTTACATGTGTTTAGTGAAATCACTACGGTgcccatcttttttttcttttttttttgcccttttcctAGGACTCTTTTGAGGATGATAAATCAAAAATCTTGATGATATTGTGTGCAAGTCCTGATCCCAAGGAGATCCACAAGACTATCTGCACTCTGGAATATGGGGCAAAAGCTAAGTGCATTGTGCGTGGCTTTACTACACCAACCAAGGACAAAGATGGAGCTGAGAATGCCACCTCTGCTGTGGTTTTAGGTTCACGGATTGCGGCCATGGACCAATTCATTTTGAAGCTACAAATGGAGAACAAGCTTAGGGAGAAAGAGCGCAATGAAGCCCATAAAGAGCTcttgagaaaggaagaagaaattgctGCTCTGAGGGCTAAGCTGGAGGCAATTGAAGGGAGGGGTTTTGGAGCAAGTGAACAAGAGATCAACTTGAAAGTCAATGAGAGAACCCAGATTCTGAAACTTGAGTTGGAGAAGAGGTTGCAGGATTGCCACCAGAAGGCAAATGAGTTTGTTGAGTTGGGAAGGAggagaatggaagagaaaatATTGCAACAGCAGCAGGAGGTTGAGATGCTGAGGCAGAGGTTGGAAGAAATTGAAACTGCACTTAACAGTTCAACAGACATCAGCTGTGACAAGAACAGCTTACAAGATCTGGATGGAAGCAGCCTCGCAAAAAGGCTAATGGAAATCTATTCTGATGGAGAACATGGAATGGAGAAATCCATGGACCTTGATATGGGGGATACACAACCACTTGTTCATCATGTCAAAGTGATAGATGGGGGTGTACACCAAACTGGTAACTTAGGTAATCATACTCAGTTTAATGCTCAACGTTGGACTgctaagggagaagaagaagttgaggATATGGTTGTTGCACAGAGATTCCCAGAGAAAGTATATTTGAGCACCGTATtcgaagatgaagaaggagaagacaaagaaaatgTGGATAATGAAGAGGTGAAGAAAGTAGTAGAGGAAACAGCTTCACCATTTAGCAGGAATAATGGGTCTAGTCCAGTGACCAACTTGAATATGGGTTGTTATGCAGCTAGTCCACTGAAGCTTGTATCTGTACCACATTCTTGTGGAAATGATGCAGAAAATGTCGATCATAGAAGAAACAGATCTGAGGAGAAACATGTAAGTCCAGGAGTGATGGGTGAATCAGAAAATGCAAAAGATCCCATCTCTGCTAGAAGAACAAGGATCCAAAATATTTTCATGCTCTGTGGGAATCACAGAGAGCTTGGCCAACATGTCAGAATTCCAACACCTTACCCAAAAAGGGCCCAAGCTTCTGACATCCAATCATCTCCGATGAGGGCAGTCGATAATGAGTCAGTCACGATGAAATCTCTTTCCAACAAAATATCAGAGCTTCAAACTGTTAATGTGCCTGGGTTTGGATTGAGTGATCGAGTTCTGGCCGATGTAACAGAAAAGAACATCATAGAAACACCAAATCAAACACTCATGGTAAAGTCACTGACCTCCGTTGTTGAATCCCTCCAATTTAGATGATGAATCCTATGATTAAAGCGAATCAGTGTCCAAATGATTCACTGACCCCTGTTGActtactttttaaaaaaaaatcctttgaaTATGTATTGATCCTGTGATTTAGTCACTGAATTAGTTTGACTTGGACGAATTCTTGTGATTCTTACGGATCACATCCTCCAGTCTCCAATGAGTTTATTCAGTTGAAATGTGTCTGGTATCTGAAAAATCCTTTCTtgcagtctttttttttttttgtcttttcccttCTGTAACTCCTCTAACACTTGTCTAAGGATTTTAGAAACCCTCTTTACAAGCAAGAATTGTGGCTTTTGGAGTTTTCCTTCTTCACAACCCAATCTGAATTTGTGTACAATATGTTTGAGTGCACAAATCTTCACTACATGATTTTGAGTTGAGTGTGATGCACTAAATAAAGGGATAATTCTTTCCTTATTTCTGActgactcttttttttctttgtatttttcctATTGTTTGGGAGAATTGTTATGAATCCTAAGACTCACAAATCGAATCCCAATACAATTTAATAAGATCTTATTGGGGATTCTACGTTTTGATACAACATTAACAACTGTACCATTGATAACACTTAAATTTTCAAATGAGCAGAGGAGAGTGGAAACTGCACCGCTGAACAGAAATTGGTGGTCCTCTCCTGACAAAGCCCAAGACTCAAAAGAGAACAACAAACCAGGAGATGGGAACACAGATAGTCTCATTGACGTGTACGTGAAGTGGGAGGCCTCAAAAGAGAAATCTGGGAAATTTATTACGAAGTTGAAGGTTGTAAAGGATTCAAGCCTTGCTGATCTGCGGAAGCTGATTGAGACCCATCTTGTGGAGGACAATACTACCAAGAGAGCATTCACTTTTCTCATGCTTGGGGTACATCTTTCATTCTTCTTAGTGGTTCTTTTTAAGCACTTTCAACTGTCAATTTCTGTCCTCATCTTTTACCATACTGGATATGCTAAAAAGATGTGGAGGAAACAAACCAGTTGAACTACTGAAAACATGCAGTACCTGATCTTATTTATGCTTTCTCAAGGTTCTTGAGGTGTCATGCATAGATGATCTGTTTTGAAACTATAATATATAAATGTATTTGATGCTCAGTTGAGTTCTTGAGCCAAAATGTCTTAGGTTCTTACACACCTGTGGTTTTATATACAGGATCCCACAGGAGCTCCAGTTGTGAAAGAGAAGGAAGCAACAATTCAAGCAAGCCAACTCCCTATTTGCAACAACCAGTTGAGTGGCCACCTGGCTTGCTTGCGTCTAGTCAAGGCAACCCAACGGGGTAGTCCTCTCTCCTTTAGCTCACTGGAGAACAAACTTCCAAATGTACTACCAAGTGTGTTACCTGTATAAGAATGTGTAATACTTGTATAAAACCCTTTGACCATATCATGGTGTTTTTTTAAGTAAACCACTATGTTCTCAAATCCTTTTGCTCCTGGGTTCATTGGATGATGATCCAGAATAGGATTTCTTGTAGTGTTACCACCGATATATCTTTTTTTCTACTAAAGCTAATTATGTAATTACAACAACATTTTGGTGCCGAGCCCTTTTGTGGTTGTAACTAAGTTCCTTTTATCTTGAAGGGGTAATCTTTGGGTCTAAGGTTGCCCACATTGTGTGTCAACTGCAGCTTTTCCTTTTAAATATCTCACTGTAAACAGTATTTCAGACCACATCAGTGGCCATTCCAAAGAACCATAACAATAGGATTCACAAAGGTGTGTCACAAGCTAATCCTACAATAATTCCCACCAACAATTTGTGTCATATGATTCAGAGAATAACATACAGTATTCAAGTTCCTCTTGTGAGATTATCTCTGTGATTACCATACTTGATTGAGATGCATTCTCGAAACGAAGCATCCATTTAAGCCAAGAATTTCACTCCAGATCAAAACTGAGGATTCAGTAGATCCTGTATTAAGCTGCATATCCTCCAGAGAAGATTCAGACGTCCAAAACTATAAGGTGCCACTTACAACTCTACATGATACTATGTTAGGACAGTTATGAAGGCTAGCTGTAGATATAAAAAAATCACCCTATCAACTCAAAGATCAAGCAGGTTGGAATCAAGATTAAATCAGAACTATAAGAGAGTCGTGTGGACATCCTGTAGTATATGCAATCTGGTTATCTTTGTGAACTATAAGCCTTATATatctcaaaagaaaattaagagaTTGAATGTATAAAAGTCCATGAATAGCTCTCAAAGAAATTGGAGATATGGAGATCCACAAGTCAGTTCTGCTCATgaaatcttattaaacaacttcgAAGATAAAATGATTCATGTCATCAAGTTCACTGAGCAGAAAATTATCAGAATAAAGTTTCATTCTTGTTGGATTAATTACATTTGATgtaaaacccaatttaatttgattaaactAATTAATACGTTTTCATATTCATGTGCTTATAATTGCTCACTTTTATCTTTACTCGTTCATAACTATGGACAAATTCGGACACTCTGTTCTAAAGTTGCCACATTGTATATTTCTCTAATAGGGATTAGTATGGAAGTATAAATGTGGGCACTTAATtgtgttgaacattgatccatATGGACAGATTCGGGCACTCTGTCATTTTTTGTAATTAATGATAACTTAAAAGTGATTGTAATCTTTAGGATCACACTACCACATGACACGTTCTTGACCATTAGATTGTAATCTCATAATTAGACTTTTTCTAGTTAAGTTTAGTTTGGCTCAAACTTGAAT includes these proteins:
- the LOC122644051 gene encoding plastid-lipid-associated protein 6, chloroplastic, with amino-acid sequence MGSLTHFAALVSHTPSSSLSLLHPGNNNWNLQSPKAFRPQTQLLTTYPPQRSSLSKRNLIRRSALDEAAVLEPPPPPPPPTFSESEKKDPKFVASLKLKLLSAVSGLNRGLAANEEDLRKADVAAKELEAVGGSVDLSVEPDNLQGRWKLIYSSAFSSRTLGGSRPGPPIGRLLPITLGQVFQRIDILSKDFDNIVELQLGTPWPIPPVEVTATLAHKFEIIGPAKVKIIFEKTTVKTTGNLSQLPPLELPRIPDSLRPPSNTGSGEFEVTYIDSDTRITRGDRSELRVFVIS
- the LOC122644237 gene encoding kinesin-like protein KIN-10A isoform X1, whose amino-acid sequence is MAPTPSSKSVQGQPTPLRTPQSKHRQNLFPVKSTHSSPNPTSAAKEYSPAEHPVEVIGRIRDYPDRKDKPVSALHISSDRQSVRVRTDIGYRNFILDGVSTSEEEDLDGFYKRFVESRINGVKLGAKCTIMMYGPTGSGKSHTMFGCGKQPGIVYRALKDILGEGDEEKENSTDAKRFGFRSFVHVTVLEIYNEEIYDLLSNNNGGGLSLGLARGNASKVRLEVMGKKAKNATFISGHEAGKITKEVAKVEKRRIVKSTNCNDRSSRSHCMVILDVPSVGGRLMLVDMAGSENIEQAGQIGFEAKMQTAKINQGNIALKRVVESIANGDSHVPFRDSKLTMLLQDSFEDDKSKILMILCASPDPKEIHKTICTLEYGAKAKCIVRGFTTPTKDKDGAENATSAVVLGSRIAAMDQFILKLQMENKLREKERNEAHKELLRKEEEIAALRAKLEAIEGRGFGASEQEINLKVNERTQILKLELEKRLQDCHQKANEFVELGRRRMEEKILQQQQEVEMLRQRLEEIETALNSSTDISCDKNSLQDLDGSSLAKRLMEIYSDGEHGMEKSMDLDMGDTQPLVHHVKVIDGGVHQTGNLGNHTQFNAQRWTAKGEEEVEDMVVAQRFPEKVYLSTVFEDEEGEDKENVDNEEVKKVVEETASPFSRNNGSSPVTNLNMGCYAASPLKLVSVPHSCGNDAENVDHRRNRSEEKHVSPGVMGESENAKDPISARRTRIQNIFMLCGNHRELGQHVRIPTPYPKRAQASDIQSSPMRAVDNESVTMKSLSNKISELQTVNVPGFGLSDRVLADVTEKNIIETPNQTLMRRVETAPLNRNWWSSPDKAQDSKENNKPGDGNTDSLIDVYVKWEASKEKSGKFITKLKVVKDSSLADLRKLIETHLVEDNTTKRAFTFLMLGDPTGAPVVKEKEATIQASQLPICNNQLSGHLACLRLVKATQRGSPLSFSSLENKLPNVLPSVLPV
- the LOC122644237 gene encoding kinesin-like protein KIN-10A isoform X2, which codes for MAPTPSSKSVQGQPTPLRTPQSKHRQNLFPVKSTHSSPNPTSAAKEYSPAEHPVEVIGRIRDYPDRKDKPVSALHISSDRQSVRVRTDIGYRNFILDGVSTSEEEDLDGFYKRFVESRINGVKLGAKCTIMMYGPTGSGKSHTMFGCGKQPGIVYRALKDILGEGDEEKENSTDAKRFGFRSFVHVTVLEIYNEEIYDLLSNNNGGGLSLGLARGNASKVRLEVMGKKAKNATFISGHEAGKITKEVAKVEKRRIVKSTNCNDRSSRSHCMVILDVPSVGGRLMLVDMAGSENIEQAGQIGFEAKMQTAKINQGNIALKRVVESIANGDSHVPFRDSKLTMLLQDSFEDDKSKILMILCASPDPKEIHKTICTLEYGAKAKCIVRGFTTPTKDKDGAENATSAVVLGSRIAAMDQFILKLQMENKLREKERNEAHKELLRKEEEIAALRAKLEAIEGRGFGASEQEINLKVNERTQILKLELEKRLQDCHQKANEFVELGRRRMEEKILQQQQEVEMLRQRLEEIETALNSSTDISCDKNSLQDLDGSSLAKRLMEIYSDGEHGMEKSMDLDMGDTQPLVHHVKVIDGGVHQTGNLGNHTQFNAQRWTAKGEEEVEDMVVAQRFPEKVYLSTVFEDEEGEDKENVDNEEVKKVVEETASPFSRNNGSSPVTNLNMGCYAASPLKLVSVPHSCGNDAENVDHRRNRSEEKHVSPGVMGESENAKDPISARRTRIQNIFMLCGNHRELGQHVRIPTPYPKRAQASDIQSSPMRAVDNESVTMKSLSNKISELQTVNVPGFGLSDRVLADVTEKNIIETPNQTLMRNWWSSPDKAQDSKENNKPGDGNTDSLIDVYVKWEASKEKSGKFITKLKVVKDSSLADLRKLIETHLVEDNTTKRAFTFLMLGDPTGAPVVKEKEATIQASQLPICNNQLSGHLACLRLVKATQRGSPLSFSSLENKLPNVLPSVLPV